A stretch of Henckelia pumila isolate YLH828 chromosome 4, ASM3356847v2, whole genome shotgun sequence DNA encodes these proteins:
- the LOC140864307 gene encoding cytochrome P450 85A1-like produces the protein MAGLLVLAGVFWGLCILSAALLRWNEVKYRKKGLPPGTMGWPVFGETTEFLKQGPGFMKNQRSRFGNFFKSHILGCPTVVSMDPELNRYILVNEAKGLVPGYPQSMLDILGKCNIAAVHGSAHKYMRGALLALISPTMIKEQLLPKIDDFMRSHLCDWDRKIIDIQEKTKEMAFLSSLRQIASNEANSIAHDFMPEFFKLVLGTLSLPINLPNTNYHRGFQARRIITSLLRKLVEARRASGETQYDMLGYLLHKENKYKLSDEEMIDLIITILYSGYETISTTSMMAVKYLHDHPKVLEELRKEHMAIREKKKPEDPIDYNDYKSMRFTRAVIYETSRLATIVNGVLRKTTTDMEINGYIIPKGWRIYVYTREVNYDPRFYPDPLTFNPWRWMEKGLENQHHFLIFGGGTRQCPGKELGLAEISTFLHYFVTKYKWEEVGGDKLMKFPRVEAPNGLHIKISTK, from the exons ATGGCAGGCTTGCTGGTACTTGCGGGGGTATTCTGGGGACTCTGCATCTTGAGTGCTGCTTTATTGAGATGGAATGAGGTCAAATACAGGAAGAAGGGATTGCCTCCAGGCACCATGGGGTGGCCTGTTTTCGGAGAGACCACTGAGTTTCTCAAACAAGGTCCTGGATTCATGAAAAACCAGAGATCAAG ATTTGGGAATTTCTTCAAGTCCCACATCTTGGGATGTCCCACTGTTGTTTCAATGGATCCAGAGCTAAACAGATACATTCTAGTGAATGAAGCAAAAGGGCTAGTACCTGGATATCCTCAGTCCATGTTAGACATATTGGGGAAATGCAATATTGCAGCAGTCCACGGCTCTGCTCACAAGTACATGAGAGGGGCATTGCTTGCTCTAATCTCCCCCACCATGATCAAAGAGCAACTCCTGCCGAAAATCGACGATTTTATGAGATCCCATCTTTGTGATTGGGATAGGAAGATCATAGACATTCAAGAGAAAACAAAAGAG ATGGCGTTTCTATCATCACTGCGGCAAATAGCAAGCAATGAAGCTAACTCAATAGCTCACGATTTCATGCCTGAGTTCTTCAAGCTTGTATTGGGAACTCTTTCACTGCCTATTAACCTTCCCAATACAAACTATCATCGTGGATTCCAGGCAAGGCGTATCATTACAAGCTTGTTGAGAAAACTAGTAGAAGCGAGACGGGCCAGTGGAGAAACTCAGTATGATATGCTTGGTTaccttcttcacaaagagaataAATATAAGTTAAGTGATGAGGAAATGATTGATTTAATCATCACAATCTTGTATTCTGGATATGAGACCATTTCGACTACTTCTATGATGGCTGTCAAGTACCTTCATGATCATCCAAAAGTACTTGAAGAATTAAGG aaagAACATATGGCAATCAGGGAAAAGAAAAAACCAGAGGACCCTATTGATTACAATGACTACAAATCAATGCGTTTCACACGTGCG GTTATATATGAGACATCAAGATTGGCTACAATAGTCAATGGAGTTTTGAGGAAAACAACTACAGATATGGAAATAAATG GATACATCATCCCCAAAGGATGGAGAATATATGTCTACACAAGAGAGGTCAACTACGATCCACGGTTCTATCCAGATCCATTGACTTTCAATCCATGGAGATGGATG GAGAAAGGCCTTGAAAACCAACACCATTTCTTGATTTTCGGAGGAGGCACGAGGCAGTGCCCTGGGAAAGAACTGGGATTGGCTGAAATATCAACATTTCTTCATTATTTTGTGACAAAATATAAATGGGAAGAAGTTGGGGGAGACAAGTTGATGAAGTTCCCAAGAGTTGAAGCGCCTAATGGACTTCACATTAAGATTTCCACTAAATAA